One stretch of Pelmatolapia mariae isolate MD_Pm_ZW linkage group LG3_W, Pm_UMD_F_2, whole genome shotgun sequence DNA includes these proteins:
- the LOC134618029 gene encoding Fc receptor-like protein 5 — translation MEPHDSGVYWCESREGPISNMVNLTVTGGSVILQSPVLPVMEGDDVTLLCKTKTTPSNLPAAFYKDGSLIRKQPTGHMTIQHVSRSDEGLYKCDISGHGESPSSWITVTGISTTTSPSTPTPVSTSTSIPTSTSIPTLASPPGTSLLNVLIPVGSVCVVVLLVLLVLLVRKNNHRKPKDQDKAAGEDVTYSDVKISHGRQQPVKHSRERDSSTVYSETRIEDVSYGEIVIKDKKRKSKTKESDSMAVYSSVKTKDLSYEQVAISPKRTRDFKPEPDVVYSSLK, via the exons ATGGAACCTCatgacagtggagtttactggtgtgagtccagagagggtcccatcagtaacatggttaacctgacagtcactg gtggatcagtgatcctgcagagtcctgtcctccctgtgatggagggagatgacgtcactctgctctgtaaaacaaagaccactccctccaacctcccagctgctttctataaagatggctccctcatcaggaagcagcctacaggtcacatgaccatccagcatgtttccaggtctgatgaaggcctctacaagtgtgacatcagcggtcatggagagtctccatccagctggatcactgtcacag GGATATCTACAACCACATCTCCATCTACTCCCACACCTGTATCTACATCCACCTCTATTCCTACATCCACCTCTATTCCTACATTAGCCTCTCCCCCTGGTACTTCTCTTCTTAATGTGTTAATCCCTGTTggttcagtctgtgttgtggttctactggtgttactggttctgctggtgagaAAAAATAATCACAGAAAACCTAAAG ATCAAGACAAAGCTGCAGGAGAAGATGTCACATACAGTGACGTCAAAATATCACATGGTCGGCAGCAGCctgtgaaacacagcagag aGAGAGATTCTTCTACAGTCTACTCAGAAACGAGAATTGAAGACGTCAGTTATGGAGAAATCGTCATCAAAGACAAGAAGAGAAAGTCAAAGACAAAAG agAGCGACAGCATGGCGGTCTACTCCTCAGTGAAAACTAAAGATCTCAGTTATGAACAAGTAGCCATCAGCCCAAAGAGGACGAGAG actttaaaccagagccagACGTCGTCTACTCTTCATTGAAAtag